The Primulina tabacum isolate GXHZ01 chromosome 16, ASM2559414v2, whole genome shotgun sequence genome window below encodes:
- the LOC142529924 gene encoding uncharacterized protein LOC142529924 isoform X2 has protein sequence MGSEQASTIQWFITLSKNFDIETGLQSISECTINKDFRIPIEAVGHYLVAKFTSMTEDGESGESSYAVTEKYVDDSATQKARKVRGKNMNKKIAALKSGEKMEIEFYNNRTVGKNHRYWSRHLGKIVRDKHICPIQVKTWKDLTELNKQHMWDSVKECFFST, from the exons ATGGGAAGTGAACAAGCTAGTACAATTCAATGGTTCATAACACTTTCGAAGAACTTTGATATCGAGACTGGCTTGCAATCTATCAGTGAATGTACGATCAACAAG GATTTTCGAATACCAATCGAGGCTGTTGGTCATTATCTTGTTGCTAAATTTACTTCTATGACTGAAGATGGTGAAAGTGGTGAATCGAGCTATGCTGTTACAGAAAAATATGTTGATG ATTCAGCAACTCAAAAGGCGAGAAAAGTAAGAGGAAAAAATATGAATAAGAAAATTGCAGCTTTAAAAAGTGGAGAAAAGATGGAGATCGAATTCTACAACAATCGTACAGTGGGAAAAAATCACAGATATTGGTCGAGACACTTGGGGAAAATTGTGCGGGACAAGCATATCTGCCCCATACAAGTGAAAACATGGAAAGATTTGACTGAATTAAACAAGCAACACATGTGGGATTCGGTGAAG GAATGCTTTTTTAGTACCTAG
- the LOC142529924 gene encoding uncharacterized protein LOC142529924 isoform X1 codes for MGALWTAWRSSLNVDYVRPCKTKAEVLKNVPQGFNAKEWDWLVTNKFLTDEFQKTSNQNSNNRVNGVMPHRTGSMPHRQLIYEMGGKDNNPPDIAKIFYETRHKNGKLVEPEAQEKYDEIVKTIQSNASLSHIEIGEKCFGPQCHSHVFCFGGGMKRKHFNYAPTMSGEDDTLP; via the exons ATGGGTGCTTTGTGGACAGCATGGAGGTCATCCTTGAACGTTGATTATGTGAGACCTTGCAAAACTAAAGCTgaagttttaaaaaatgtgCCGCAAGGGTTTAATGCTAAAGAATGGGACTGGCTTGTAACTAATAAGTTCTTAACTGATGAGTTTCAG AAAACCAGTAACCAGAATTCTAATAATCGGGTAAATGGAGTAATGCCTCATCGAACTGGAAGCATGCCGCACAGACAACTGATATATGAAATG GGAGGCAAGGATAATAACCCACCTGATATTGCAAAAATTTTCTATGAGACTCGACATAAAAATGGAAAGCTTGTTGAGCCAGAAGCGCAAGAAAAATAT GATGAGATTGTGAAGACTATTCAATCTAATGCATCACTCTCACATATTGAGATTGGTGAAAAGTGTTTTGGACCACAGTGCCATAGTCATGTCTTTTGTTTTGGAGGTGGAAtgaaaagaaaacattttaatt ATGCACCTACAATGTCTGGTGAAG ATGACACGCTGCCTTAA